The Shewanella algae DNA segment ACGCCGGGGCGAAAAAGCCCAAGGCAGCCAAACGAGTCAAGAGAAAGAAGTAAATGAAAAAACAGGAACTGGTGTTTGGCATTCACGCGGTCGAGTCTTTGCTGAAACACGCTCCTGAGCGGGTGCTGGAAATGTGGCTGCTCAGTGGCCGTCAGGATGATAGGGTCAAGCCCTTGTTGGAGATGGCGGCTCAGTGGGGCATTCGCGCCCAGCAGGCATCCCGCAAGACACTTGATGACAAGGCTGAAAGCACTCAGCATCAGGGGATCATCATCCGGGTGCGTCCGGCCAAGGTCTTGACCGAAAACGATCTGGAAGTCCTGCTGGACAAGACGGACTCGCCATTTTTGTTGATCCTGGATGGCGTCACAGATCCCCACAATCTGGGGGCCTGTCTGCGAAATGCCGATGCGGCCGGAGTTCACGGCGTCATAGTGCCCAAAGACAACTCCGTGGGACTGACGCCGACCGTCAGCAAGGT contains these protein-coding regions:
- the rlmB gene encoding 23S rRNA (guanosine(2251)-2'-O)-methyltransferase RlmB, giving the protein MKKQELVFGIHAVESLLKHAPERVLEMWLLSGRQDDRVKPLLEMAAQWGIRAQQASRKTLDDKAESTQHQGIIIRVRPAKVLTENDLEVLLDKTDSPFLLILDGVTDPHNLGACLRNADAAGVHGVIVPKDNSVGLTPTVSKVACGAAETVPLFQVTNLARTMKRLQERGVWIAGTAGEADSTLYQADLKGALAIAMGAEGKGLRRLSRESCDTLISIPMAGSVSSLNVSVATGICLFEAVRQRL